The Thermus oshimai DSM 12092 genome includes a window with the following:
- the cas1 gene encoding CRISPR-associated endonuclease Cas1: MHLYLAHQGGTLRLRQGRLLLEGEEGPIASFPARQVRGVALFGNVRLSTPALVFLLRQGAALHFFSLEGALHGSAGAHPDPAPEVLKAQLQAPPLPLARAFVRGKLLSMEALLYRQSLPTGGVLEALEGLEAALDLERLRGLEGLASRAYFAALEGVLGPYGLRGRTRRPPRDPVNAALSYGYALLLSRVLVAVRVAGLHPELGFLHAVARRQPALALDLMEEFRVPVVDQVVLSAFRRGQLSPAHAEAREGGVYLNEEGRRRLIALFEERLASEATHPLGFRKPYAELIQVQADRLKGALLGRGEYSPFYLKR; encoded by the coding sequence ATGCACCTCTACCTGGCCCACCAGGGGGGGACCCTGCGGCTCCGCCAAGGGCGGCTCCTCTTAGAAGGGGAGGAGGGCCCCATCGCCAGCTTCCCCGCCCGCCAGGTGCGGGGGGTGGCCCTTTTCGGCAACGTGCGCCTCTCCACCCCCGCCTTGGTCTTCCTCCTCCGCCAGGGGGCCGCCCTGCACTTCTTCTCCCTGGAAGGGGCCCTTCACGGCTCCGCCGGGGCCCACCCCGACCCCGCCCCCGAGGTCCTGAAGGCCCAGCTCCAGGCCCCTCCCCTACCCTTGGCGCGGGCCTTCGTGCGGGGGAAGCTCCTCTCTATGGAAGCCCTCCTCTACCGCCAGAGCCTCCCAACGGGGGGCGTTCTGGAGGCTTTGGAAGGGCTGGAAGCCGCCCTTGATCTGGAACGCCTGAGAGGGCTGGAAGGCCTGGCCAGCCGGGCTTACTTTGCCGCCCTGGAGGGGGTGCTCGGCCCCTACGGCCTTAGGGGCCGCACCCGCCGCCCCCCCAGGGACCCCGTGAACGCCGCCCTCTCCTACGGCTACGCCCTCCTCCTCAGCCGGGTCCTGGTGGCCGTGCGGGTGGCGGGGCTCCACCCCGAGCTGGGCTTCCTCCACGCCGTGGCCCGCAGGCAACCCGCCCTGGCCCTGGACCTCATGGAGGAGTTCCGGGTGCCCGTGGTGGACCAGGTGGTTCTTTCCGCCTTTCGGCGGGGCCAGCTCAGCCCGGCCCACGCGGAGGCCCGGGAAGGCGGGGTTTACCTCAACGAGGAAGGAAGGAGGCGCCTCATCGCCCTCTTTGAAGAGCGCCTGGCCAGCGAGGCCACCCATCCCTTGGGCTTCCGCAAGCCCTACGCCGAGCTCATCCAGGTCCAGGCCGACCGCCTGAAGGGGGCCCTGCTGGGGAGGGGGGAGTACAGCCCTTTTTACTTGAAAAGATGA
- a CDS encoding TIGR02710 family CRISPR-associated CARF protein has protein sequence MKVLILTVGTTKDPLEAALAHHTPGGVIFLASQRSHPVAAELVRDYGEAFRHHTLLLEDEESLLEAYRKAQEALRKALEWEAQAIVADLTGGTKPMAAGLVLALTGRGVVFSYVGGSARDPKTGRVLPGKEAVRLLEDPTARFGVREWEGFVRSFNALNLPGALEHLKALLSRELSPSERRFYTALEGVTEGLLLWDRFRHKEALEKLRAHLPVALAVAEAWGHGAKVRVLRALEEALPHLQAIAEAPGPTFPLLQDLLANAERRARLGRFDDALARLYRALELAVEADVFARLGFQLKDPKTWPEGFPQGLKDRILRPRGLMELLEAAFELDLSFGERGTLAQRLFGEKARLQGLLQKRHESILAHGTRPVEEEDYRKLLGFLQGLDERLRPHPTWPAF, from the coding sequence ATGAAGGTCCTCATCCTCACCGTGGGCACCACCAAAGACCCCCTCGAGGCCGCCCTGGCCCACCACACCCCTGGCGGGGTGATCTTCCTGGCAAGCCAAAGGAGCCACCCCGTGGCCGCGGAGCTGGTGCGGGACTATGGGGAGGCCTTCCGCCACCACACCCTCCTCCTGGAGGACGAGGAGAGCCTCCTCGAGGCCTACCGCAAGGCTCAGGAGGCCCTAAGGAAGGCCCTGGAGTGGGAGGCCCAGGCCATCGTGGCCGACCTCACCGGGGGCACCAAGCCCATGGCCGCGGGGCTGGTCCTGGCCCTCACGGGCCGGGGGGTGGTCTTCAGCTACGTGGGGGGAAGCGCCCGGGACCCAAAGACGGGCCGGGTCCTTCCCGGGAAGGAGGCGGTGCGCCTCCTGGAGGACCCCACGGCCCGCTTCGGGGTGCGGGAGTGGGAGGGCTTTGTGCGGAGCTTCAACGCCTTGAACCTGCCGGGGGCCCTGGAACACCTGAAGGCCCTCCTTTCCCGGGAACTCTCCCCCTCGGAAAGGCGCTTCTACACCGCCCTGGAGGGGGTTACGGAAGGGCTTCTCCTCTGGGATCGCTTCCGGCACAAGGAGGCCCTGGAAAAGCTCCGGGCCCACCTCCCCGTGGCCCTGGCGGTGGCCGAGGCCTGGGGGCACGGGGCCAAGGTGCGGGTGCTGAGGGCCCTGGAGGAGGCCCTACCCCACCTCCAGGCCATCGCCGAGGCCCCCGGCCCCACCTTCCCCCTCCTCCAGGACCTCCTGGCCAACGCCGAGCGCCGGGCCCGCCTGGGCCGGTTTGACGACGCCCTGGCCCGCCTCTACCGGGCCCTGGAGCTGGCGGTGGAGGCCGATGTCTTCGCCCGCCTGGGCTTCCAGCTGAAAGACCCCAAGACCTGGCCCGAGGGCTTTCCCCAAGGCCTCAAGGACCGGATCCTCCGCCCCCGGGGGCTCATGGAGCTTCTGGAGGCCGCCTTTGAGCTGGACCTGAGCTTTGGGGAAAGGGGCACCCTGGCCCAAAGGCTTTTCGGGGAGAAGGCCCGCCTCCAGGGCCTCCTCCAGAAGCGGCACGAGAGCATCCTGGCCCACGGCACCCGGCCCGTGGAGGAGGAGGACTACCGGAAGCTCCTGGGCTTCCTCCAGGGCTTGGACGAGCGCCTGAGGCCCCACCCCACCTGGCCCGCCTTCTGA
- the glpK gene encoding glycerol kinase GlpK, producing MYIGALDQGTTSTRFMVFDRQGREIARHQLEHRQVYPRPGWVEHDPLEIWARTQEAIQGALAKAGVRPGELLAIGITNQRETTLVWNKNTGEPYHNAIVWQDTRTDAICEALKAEGLEEVFRKKTGLPLSTYFSGPKLKWILDHVPGVREAAERGDALFGTVDTWLIWWLTGGRHVTDVTNASRTLLMNLKTLDWDEELLAHLGIPRAMLPEIRPSSDPNLYGTTDPDGPLGRAVPVAGALGDQQAALVGQACFLPGEAKNTYGTGCFLLLNTGETPVESTRGLLTTVAYRFGEAPAVYALEGSIAIAGALVQWLRDNLDFFDFSHHIEDYARTVEDSGGVYIVPAFSGLFAPYWDPYARGTIVGLTRYATKGHLCRAALESVAYQTKDVLLAMEEDAGLPLSLLKVDGGMVKNELLMQFQADLLGVPVVRPQVTETTALGAAYAAGLAVGYWKDLEELKGNWRAERTFTPGMAEEERARLYAGWKRAVERSLGWARG from the coding sequence ATGTACATCGGCGCCTTGGACCAGGGCACCACCAGCACCCGCTTCATGGTCTTTGACCGCCAGGGGCGGGAGATCGCCCGGCACCAGCTGGAGCACCGGCAGGTCTACCCCAGGCCCGGCTGGGTGGAGCACGACCCCTTGGAGATCTGGGCCCGGACCCAGGAGGCCATCCAGGGGGCTTTGGCGAAGGCGGGGGTGCGCCCGGGGGAGCTTTTGGCCATCGGCATTACCAACCAGCGGGAGACCACCCTCGTCTGGAACAAGAACACGGGGGAGCCCTACCACAACGCCATCGTCTGGCAGGACACCCGCACGGACGCCATCTGCGAGGCCCTGAAGGCGGAAGGGCTGGAGGAGGTCTTCCGCAAGAAGACGGGCCTTCCCCTTTCCACCTACTTCTCCGGCCCCAAGCTCAAGTGGATCCTGGACCACGTCCCCGGGGTGCGGGAGGCGGCGGAGCGGGGGGATGCCCTCTTCGGCACGGTGGACACCTGGCTCATCTGGTGGCTCACCGGGGGGCGGCACGTGACGGACGTGACCAACGCCAGCCGCACCCTGCTCATGAACCTCAAGACCCTGGACTGGGACGAGGAGCTCCTGGCCCACCTCGGCATCCCCCGGGCCATGCTCCCGGAGATCCGCCCCTCCTCGGACCCCAACCTCTACGGGACGACCGACCCGGATGGCCCCCTGGGGCGGGCGGTGCCGGTGGCGGGGGCCCTTGGGGACCAGCAGGCGGCCCTGGTGGGGCAGGCCTGCTTCCTTCCGGGAGAGGCCAAGAACACCTACGGCACGGGGTGCTTCCTCCTCCTGAACACCGGGGAGACCCCGGTGGAGAGCACGCGGGGCCTCCTCACCACCGTGGCCTACCGGTTTGGGGAGGCCCCCGCGGTCTACGCCCTGGAGGGGTCCATCGCCATCGCGGGGGCCTTGGTGCAGTGGCTTAGGGACAACCTGGACTTCTTTGACTTCTCCCACCACATCGAGGACTACGCCCGCACCGTGGAGGATAGCGGCGGGGTGTACATCGTACCCGCTTTCTCCGGCCTCTTCGCCCCCTACTGGGACCCCTACGCCCGGGGGACCATCGTGGGCCTCACCCGCTACGCCACCAAGGGCCACCTCTGCCGGGCGGCCTTGGAGAGCGTGGCCTACCAGACGAAGGACGTGCTCCTGGCCATGGAGGAGGACGCGGGGCTTCCCCTTAGCCTCCTCAAGGTGGACGGGGGGATGGTGAAAAACGAGCTCCTCATGCAGTTCCAGGCGGACCTCCTGGGGGTGCCGGTGGTGCGCCCCCAGGTGACGGAGACCACCGCCCTGGGGGCGGCCTACGCCGCGGGGCTCGCCGTGGGGTACTGGAAGGACCTGGAGGAGCTGAAGGGGAACTGGCGGGCGGAACGCACCTTCACCCCCGGGATGGCGGAGGAGGAGCGGGCCAGGCTCTACGCGGGCTGGAAGCGGGCGGTGGAGCGGAGCCTGGGGTGGGCCAGGGGGTAG
- a CDS encoding glycerol-3-phosphate dehydrogenase/oxidase, with protein MPFEREALWERLKEPLDLLVVGGGATGAGLLWAATLRGLRAALVERGDFASGTSSRSTKLLHGGVRYLELAFRRLDRRQFRLVVDALHERQVVLGLAPHLARPLTLLTPLFRPLEIPYYWTGLQLYDLLAGKRRLGGSRYAPPGEVARLFPDLPPTLGGVLYRDGQFEDFRLNLALVRSALQRGAIALNYAEATGFLLKGGLVRGAVVRDRLTGREREVEARAVVNAAGPLADGVRRLLDPHLPPLLTPSSGAHLVLDYPLTVGLLLPRTRDGRVLFLLPWRGKALLGTTDLPASPEACPRPRAEEEAYLLEEVRPLLGDLSGRVLARWAGLRPLVGKGETRLLVRDHLILEERGLYTLVGGKWTTFRLMAEDLLERLRRDLGLLMGPPASAHTPLVGAGPRREIPEALWRNYGLEAEGVLALGERPLLPGLPHAEGEVLWAVREELAVKPLDVLARRIGLALLDQKAALEALPRVVALMAPVLGWDEGRAKREEEEARAGLPGLC; from the coding sequence ATGCCTTTTGAGCGCGAGGCCCTTTGGGAACGGCTAAAGGAGCCCCTGGACCTCCTCGTCGTGGGCGGGGGGGCCACGGGGGCGGGGCTTCTCTGGGCGGCCACCTTAAGGGGGCTTCGGGCCGCCCTGGTGGAGCGGGGGGACTTCGCCTCGGGGACGAGCTCCCGGAGCACCAAGCTCCTCCACGGGGGGGTGAGGTACCTGGAGCTCGCCTTCAGGAGGCTGGACCGGCGCCAGTTCCGGCTGGTGGTGGACGCCCTCCACGAGCGCCAGGTGGTCTTGGGCCTGGCCCCCCATCTGGCCCGGCCCCTCACCCTCCTCACCCCCCTCTTCCGCCCCCTGGAGATCCCCTACTACTGGACGGGCCTCCAGCTCTACGACCTCCTGGCGGGGAAAAGGCGCCTTGGGGGAAGCCGCTACGCCCCGCCGGGCGAGGTGGCCCGCCTCTTCCCGGACCTTCCCCCCACCTTGGGCGGGGTCCTCTACCGGGACGGGCAGTTTGAGGACTTCCGGCTGAACCTGGCCCTGGTGCGCTCGGCCCTCCAGCGGGGGGCCATCGCCCTCAACTACGCCGAGGCCACGGGGTTTCTCCTGAAGGGGGGCCTTGTACGGGGGGCGGTGGTGCGGGACCGGCTCACGGGGCGGGAGCGGGAGGTGGAGGCGAGGGCGGTGGTGAACGCCGCGGGGCCCCTGGCGGACGGGGTGCGCCGCCTCCTGGACCCCCATCTTCCCCCCCTCCTCACCCCCTCCAGCGGGGCCCACCTGGTCCTGGACTATCCCCTCACCGTGGGCCTCCTCCTCCCCAGGACCCGGGACGGCCGGGTCCTCTTCCTCCTCCCCTGGCGGGGGAAGGCCCTCCTCGGCACCACCGACCTCCCCGCCTCCCCCGAGGCCTGCCCGAGGCCCCGGGCGGAGGAGGAGGCCTACCTCCTGGAGGAGGTCCGGCCCCTCCTTGGGGACCTCTCGGGGCGGGTCCTGGCGCGGTGGGCGGGGCTTAGGCCGCTGGTGGGGAAGGGAGAAACCCGGCTCCTGGTGCGGGACCACCTCATCCTGGAGGAGCGGGGCCTTTACACCCTGGTGGGGGGGAAGTGGACCACCTTCCGCCTCATGGCGGAAGACCTCCTGGAGAGGCTCCGGCGGGACCTGGGCCTCCTCATGGGGCCTCCCGCTTCCGCCCACACCCCCTTGGTGGGGGCGGGGCCTAGGCGGGAGATCCCCGAGGCCCTCTGGCGGAACTACGGCCTGGAGGCGGAAGGGGTGTTAGCCCTGGGGGAAAGGCCCCTCCTTCCCGGCCTCCCCCACGCGGAGGGGGAGGTCCTTTGGGCGGTGCGGGAGGAGCTTGCGGTAAAGCCCCTGGACGTCCTCGCCCGAAGGATCGGCCTCGCCCTTTTAGACCAGAAGGCGGCGCTAGAGGCCCTGCCCCGGGTGGTGGCCCTCATGGCCCCCGTTTTGGGGTGGGACGAGGGGCGGGCCAAGAGGGAAGAGGAGGAGGCCAGGGCGGGGCTTCCTGGGCTTTGCTAA